One Gammaproteobacteria bacterium genomic region harbors:
- a CDS encoding HupE/UreJ family protein: MQKMIVTGSLLLLATQALAHHPLAGMPMESFTDGFLSGVGHPLLGFDHLFFVMLVGIAAILTGRRLLAPLAYILTMLVGCVVTALWAPVPATELMIALSLLVLGSMLLSGHRFGLSTVLIAFAGFGLFHGAAFGESLATQEAGFGLQVLTGYLLGLGLTQLAVAVATGLFCMMLWKVSHPRALQPRLAGAMVAGIGLYLTLEHFEDSLIRVISS; encoded by the coding sequence ATGCAAAAAATGATCGTCACGGGGAGCCTGTTGCTGCTTGCCACACAAGCGCTGGCCCACCACCCGCTTGCCGGCATGCCGATGGAATCCTTCACAGATGGATTTCTGTCCGGTGTCGGACATCCCCTACTCGGATTTGACCATTTATTCTTTGTCATGCTGGTCGGGATCGCAGCGATACTTACAGGCCGACGATTGCTCGCCCCGCTGGCCTACATCCTTACCATGCTCGTCGGTTGCGTGGTGACCGCGCTATGGGCCCCGGTGCCGGCGACGGAATTGATGATAGCATTATCGCTGCTGGTGCTCGGCTCAATGTTGCTGAGCGGACATCGATTTGGTCTATCGACGGTTCTGATCGCCTTTGCCGGTTTCGGGCTATTTCACGGCGCTGCTTTCGGGGAATCACTTGCGACCCAGGAAGCGGGATTTGGCCTCCAGGTGTTAACGGGCTACCTGCTGGGTCTCGGTCTCACCCAGCTTGCAGTTGCGGTTGCCACGGGCCTGTTTTGCATGATGCTATGGAAGGTCTCGCACCCACGAGCACTGCAGCCGCGCCTGGCAGGCGCCATGGTGGCCGGGATCGGCCTCTACCTGACGCTGGAACATTTCGAGGATTCGTTAATACGCGTTATTTCGAGTTAG
- a CDS encoding nitrile hydratase accessory protein, which translates to MGDSKSTLLKPLASVDGQPAFDEPWQAEALAIADTLVQYGMFSASAWSDALGAALTQAQSGAATDDQSTYYQCVLIALERLVAEHSEIDQQAMSGKREDWEQAYLSTPHGQPVKLKTDPRA; encoded by the coding sequence ATGGGTGATTCGAAATCGACATTACTGAAACCTCTCGCCAGCGTCGACGGGCAACCGGCGTTCGATGAACCGTGGCAGGCTGAAGCCCTGGCGATTGCCGATACCCTGGTGCAATACGGGATGTTCAGTGCAAGCGCCTGGTCTGACGCCCTTGGGGCGGCTTTAACGCAGGCTCAATCCGGCGCCGCTACCGATGACCAGTCAACCTACTATCAGTGTGTTTTGATCGCGCTCGAGCGGCTGGTGGCAGAGCATAGTGAAATCGATCAGCAGGCAATGTCGGGTAAACGCGAAGACTGGGAACAGGCCTACCTGTCGACCCCTCACGGGCAACCGGTAAAACTCAAAACTGACCCACGGGCCTAA
- the nthB gene encoding nitrile hydratase subunit beta, which translates to MDGIHDLGGKQGYGPIDVDDDERPFHEDWEGREWGIAQCARTPGITIDWWRHCRELIMPDDYLGRPYFDSWAQTDFSTYIEAGWISLEEINAGKSITKESDYSEPAAAMTLQQVLQEDHAHAVRFDDEIETPPLFAVGQQVMTSRHGNSGHTRLPQYARDRRGTVHAYHGAHVFPDLSAQGEEIHQHCYSVMFEASELWPEAKWSQDKVFLDLWENYLVEA; encoded by the coding sequence ATGGATGGCATTCATGATCTGGGCGGTAAGCAGGGCTATGGCCCAATCGATGTCGATGATGATGAAAGACCTTTTCACGAAGACTGGGAAGGTCGAGAGTGGGGAATTGCACAATGTGCGCGAACCCCGGGTATTACCATTGACTGGTGGCGGCATTGCCGTGAACTGATTATGCCCGACGACTACCTCGGCCGGCCGTATTTCGATTCCTGGGCGCAGACCGATTTCTCGACTTATATCGAGGCGGGATGGATTTCGCTGGAGGAAATAAATGCTGGCAAATCAATCACCAAAGAATCTGATTACAGCGAGCCGGCAGCGGCGATGACGCTACAGCAGGTACTGCAGGAAGATCATGCCCATGCCGTTCGCTTCGATGACGAAATCGAAACTCCGCCTTTGTTTGCCGTCGGGCAGCAGGTGATGACTTCCCGCCATGGAAACAGCGGTCACACCCGCTTGCCACAGTATGCGAGGGACCGGCGGGGAACGGTGCACGCTTACCACGGTGCGCACGTGTTTCCGGACCTGTCAGCGCAAGGCGAGGAAATTCACCAGCACTGCTATAGCGTCATGTTCGAGGCGTCGGAGCTCTGGCCGGAAGCGAAGTGGAGCCAGGATAAAGTCTTCCTCGATCTCTGGGAAAATTATCTGGTCGAGGCCTGA
- the nthA gene encoding nitrile hydratase subunit alpha, with translation MTDFDASKVAEIHQHLHSHLPSESALRVKALETLLVDKGLVNPQTIDAWVEAYTEEIGPRRGARVVAKAWCDPEYKARLLRDAPAAIDELGFLGKATAHLKVVENTDEVHNLVVCTLCSCYPFSILGIAPPWYKVAAYRSRAVRDPRGVLLEFGVDIDVDVEIHVWDSTAELRYLVLPQRPPGTEDMSEDELAALVSRNSMIGTDRELGVKIEGGS, from the coding sequence ATGACAGATTTTGATGCCAGCAAAGTAGCGGAAATCCACCAGCACCTGCATAGTCATCTGCCTTCCGAATCGGCGCTGCGCGTCAAGGCGCTGGAGACGCTGCTGGTGGACAAGGGCCTGGTCAATCCGCAAACCATCGACGCCTGGGTCGAAGCCTATACCGAGGAAATCGGTCCCAGGCGCGGCGCCCGGGTTGTGGCAAAAGCCTGGTGCGACCCGGAATACAAGGCCCGGCTGCTGCGCGATGCGCCCGCCGCGATCGATGAGCTTGGATTTCTCGGTAAAGCGACCGCGCATTTGAAAGTGGTTGAAAATACCGATGAGGTTCACAACCTGGTGGTGTGCACGCTGTGCTCCTGTTATCCATTCTCGATACTGGGCATCGCGCCCCCGTGGTACAAGGTGGCGGCTTATCGCTCCCGGGCGGTGCGGGATCCGCGCGGAGTGCTGCTAGAGTTTGGTGTCGATATCGACGTCGATGTCGAGATTCACGTCTGGGACAGCACCGCGGAGCTGCGCTACCTGGTATTACCGCAGCGCCCCCCGGGTACCGAGGATATGAGCGAGGATGAACTGGCTGCGCTGGTATCGCGCAATTCGATGATTGGCACTGACCGGGAATTGGGTGTAAAGATCGAGGGTGGCAGCTAA
- a CDS encoding DMT family transporter, giving the protein MLTTIRRPTPFDVSKLLFVGAIWGGAFLFVSIALNDFEPVSIAAWRVSLGALVLLVIAAVIGQQFPRGLHIWRLIFVVGFLNSAVPFFLISWGQQFISSAESAILVAMGTFVSLLLSHFTSQDERINISRVMGVAVGFVGVLVLVFWDLIESGAGNLWGQIAVMTAGCSYATSAVIARRLTHLPMISTSAVTMTGASLYLVPLAFLLEDPLPAEVASSSVIALVYLGVIATALAFTVRFFIIRANGAVFMSLVGYLVPLFGVIWSGLYFADTINLQTVISLSLIMLGIAITRRGS; this is encoded by the coding sequence GTGCTGACAACCATACGTCGCCCTACACCTTTCGATGTCTCGAAACTCCTGTTCGTCGGGGCAATCTGGGGTGGTGCATTCCTGTTCGTGTCGATTGCGCTGAATGATTTTGAGCCGGTCAGCATTGCGGCCTGGCGCGTTTCGCTGGGCGCCCTCGTGTTACTGGTTATCGCAGCTGTAATCGGCCAGCAGTTTCCGCGTGGATTGCACATCTGGCGTCTTATTTTTGTGGTTGGATTCCTCAACAGCGCGGTGCCATTCTTTTTGATCAGCTGGGGGCAGCAATTTATCAGCAGTGCCGAGTCCGCCATCCTGGTAGCGATGGGCACTTTTGTGTCCCTGCTACTGTCGCATTTCACCAGCCAGGACGAACGCATCAATATATCCCGCGTGATGGGTGTTGCCGTAGGTTTCGTCGGGGTTCTGGTACTGGTGTTCTGGGACCTGATCGAATCGGGCGCGGGAAACCTGTGGGGACAGATCGCAGTCATGACAGCAGGCTGCAGTTACGCGACTTCGGCGGTAATTGCTCGACGCCTGACGCATCTACCGATGATTTCAACCTCGGCCGTAACCATGACCGGTGCCAGCCTTTACCTGGTACCGCTGGCATTTCTGCTAGAAGATCCATTACCCGCTGAAGTCGCCAGTTCATCTGTTATCGCACTGGTCTACCTGGGCGTCATCGCGACTGCACTCGCATTCACGGTGCGCTTTTTCATCATTCGTGCCAACGGTGCCGTCTTCATGTCATTGGTAGGCTACCTGGTGCCCCTGTTTGGCGTTATCTGGAGTGGGCTGTATTTTGCCGACACAATCAATCTACAAACCGTGATTTCACTGTCGTTGATTATGCTCGGCATCGCAATTACGCGTCGAGGCAGTTGA
- the fghA gene encoding S-formylglutathione hydrolase — translation MKEIESIKESGGYLNRYTHSSSSCQCEMIFSVYLPPKSRDEKVPALYWLSGLTCTDDNARTKGGFQRFAAQHGIAIVFPDTSPRGDDVADEPERYDLGQGAGFYVNATQGPWSPHYQMYAYVTHELPALIEANLPLIPGVKSVTGHSMGGHGALICALKNPAEFRSVSAFAPIANPVYCGWGKGCFGAYLGDDTSAWENYDATCLVQSGARVSDILIDQGDADEFLHEGQLLPDNFQAACDAVGQPVNIRMQPGYDHSYHFIASFIEEHFDYHAKFLK, via the coding sequence ATGAAAGAAATTGAAAGTATTAAGGAGAGCGGCGGTTACCTGAACCGCTATACCCACTCATCGAGCAGCTGCCAGTGCGAGATGATATTCTCGGTTTACCTGCCGCCGAAATCGCGGGACGAAAAAGTACCGGCGCTTTACTGGCTTTCGGGACTAACCTGCACCGATGACAATGCACGCACCAAGGGAGGATTCCAGCGTTTTGCCGCACAACACGGCATTGCTATCGTGTTCCCCGACACCAGTCCGCGCGGCGATGATGTTGCCGACGAACCCGAACGCTACGATCTTGGGCAGGGCGCCGGTTTTTATGTCAACGCAACGCAAGGCCCCTGGTCGCCGCACTACCAGATGTATGCTTATGTGACGCATGAATTACCGGCCCTGATCGAAGCCAATTTGCCATTGATACCCGGTGTCAAGTCAGTCACCGGGCATTCCATGGGTGGACACGGTGCCCTGATATGCGCACTAAAAAACCCGGCCGAGTTTCGCTCGGTGTCAGCCTTTGCACCGATCGCAAATCCGGTTTACTGCGGCTGGGGAAAGGGTTGTTTCGGGGCTTACCTGGGCGACGATACCTCGGCCTGGGAAAATTACGACGCAACCTGCCTGGTGCAAAGTGGAGCGCGGGTTAGCGATATCCTGATTGACCAGGGGGATGCCGATGAATTCCTGCACGAGGGGCAGCTGTTACCCGATAATTTCCAGGCAGCTTGCGACGCCGTGGGACAGCCGGTAAATATACGTATGCAGCCCGGCTATGATCACAGCTATCACTTTATCGCCAGCTTCATCGAAGAACATTTCGACTACCACGCAAAGTTCCTGAAGTAA
- a CDS encoding S-(hydroxymethyl)glutathione dehydrogenase/class III alcohol dehydrogenase: MKSRAAVAWEPKKPLELEEVEVEGPREGEVLLKVHASGVCHTDAFTLSGEDPEGAFPAILGHEGGCEVMECGPGVKNLKAGDHVIPLYIPECGEPGCTYCSSDKTNLCQSIAGTVWTGFMPDGTRRFSQNGKDLYHYMGCSTFSEYTVVPEIALARINKAAPLDKACLLGCGVTTGIGAVLNTAKVQPGSSVAVFGLGTVGLSAVQGAMMAKAERIIAVDINPEKWEMAKSLGATDFINPKEVDGSLPEYIQEITGGGVDYSFECIGNVNVMRDALECTHMGWGTSTIIGVAGAGEEIRTRPFNLVVGRRWIGTAFGGVKGRTELPGMVDQYMDGTIELDSLVTHTMPLEEINTAFDLMHEGKSIKSVILF, from the coding sequence ATGAAATCGAGAGCCGCGGTCGCGTGGGAACCGAAAAAACCACTTGAATTAGAAGAAGTTGAAGTCGAAGGCCCGCGCGAGGGCGAAGTCCTGCTCAAGGTGCACGCGAGCGGTGTCTGTCATACTGACGCGTTCACACTCTCGGGTGAGGATCCGGAAGGCGCATTTCCGGCAATTCTGGGCCATGAGGGTGGCTGCGAGGTCATGGAGTGCGGTCCCGGAGTTAAGAATTTGAAAGCAGGCGATCATGTTATCCCGCTTTACATTCCCGAATGCGGTGAGCCGGGTTGCACCTACTGCAGCTCGGATAAAACCAACCTGTGCCAGTCGATTGCCGGCACCGTATGGACCGGTTTCATGCCAGACGGTACCCGCCGTTTTTCACAAAATGGCAAAGACCTTTACCACTACATGGGGTGTTCAACTTTTTCCGAGTATACCGTGGTGCCCGAAATAGCACTCGCCAGGATCAACAAGGCAGCACCGCTCGACAAGGCCTGCCTGCTGGGTTGTGGCGTCACGACCGGCATCGGTGCGGTACTGAATACGGCAAAGGTGCAACCCGGCTCGTCGGTAGCGGTGTTTGGTCTCGGTACGGTCGGCCTGTCGGCGGTACAGGGTGCAATGATGGCAAAGGCCGAGCGCATCATTGCGGTTGATATCAATCCTGAAAAATGGGAAATGGCAAAGTCGCTCGGCGCTACTGATTTTATCAATCCAAAAGAGGTGGATGGTTCTTTACCCGAGTACATCCAGGAAATAACCGGTGGCGGCGTCGATTATTCCTTCGAGTGTATCGGTAACGTCAACGTCATGCGCGATGCGCTCGAATGCACGCATATGGGCTGGGGGACTTCAACCATTATTGGCGTTGCCGGTGCCGGCGAAGAAATCAGGACGCGGCCCTTTAACCTGGTTGTCGGACGGCGCTGGATTGGAACTGCATTCGGCGGTGTCAAGGGACGCACCGAGTTGCCGGGTATGGTCGATCAGTACATGGACGGCACCATCGAGCTCGACAGCCTGGTGACCCATACCATGCCATTGGAGGAAATCAATACCGCTTTCGATCTGATGCATGAAGGTAAAAGCATTAAATCCGTAATCCTGTTTTGA
- a CDS encoding DUF3179 domain-containing protein, with product MRLMPSKKTRILALVGILLGVVVYKFAISAGPSNGFDLSNATLPRDEILHGGPPRDGIPALSDPKLIAALDAEYLEPTDRVVGITLKNQSRAYPIAILNWHEIVNDEIDGQRFAITYCPLCGTAVAFDATIDGQPTDFGVSGLLYNSDVLLYDRDTESLWSQILGKSVSGKRVGKSLTAIPISHTTWRDWLEQHPETMVLSDDTGFSRDYQRDPYAGYEESRYTYFAVNNEAPDYYHPKEIVVGLGVDGVYKAYPFVELDKQGKSQFSDTVNGKRFNFDWDTANRSITVTNADGQAIASIQGFWFAWFAFHPDTEIFKAAGS from the coding sequence ATGCGCTTAATGCCGTCAAAGAAGACCAGGATACTGGCACTCGTCGGAATATTACTGGGAGTCGTGGTGTATAAGTTTGCCATTTCCGCCGGTCCCTCGAACGGTTTTGATTTGTCAAATGCCACGTTGCCACGAGACGAGATCTTGCACGGTGGACCGCCACGCGATGGCATCCCTGCATTATCCGATCCGAAGCTGATCGCGGCGCTGGATGCGGAATACCTTGAACCCACCGACCGGGTTGTCGGAATTACCCTGAAAAACCAGTCACGTGCTTACCCGATCGCCATTCTGAACTGGCACGAAATTGTCAACGATGAAATTGATGGTCAACGATTCGCGATCACTTACTGTCCGCTATGTGGAACCGCGGTTGCGTTCGATGCAACCATCGACGGCCAACCAACCGATTTCGGGGTTTCAGGATTACTCTACAACAGTGACGTCCTGTTATACGACCGCGATACCGAATCGCTGTGGTCCCAGATACTGGGAAAATCCGTATCGGGTAAACGGGTTGGCAAATCGCTCACCGCCATACCCATCAGCCACACGACCTGGCGAGACTGGCTCGAACAGCATCCGGAGACGATGGTGCTGTCCGACGACACCGGATTCTCCCGTGATTATCAGCGCGATCCCTACGCCGGCTACGAGGAGTCCAGGTACACTTACTTTGCAGTCAACAACGAGGCACCGGATTACTACCATCCCAAGGAAATCGTGGTTGGACTCGGTGTCGACGGGGTCTACAAGGCCTATCCATTCGTTGAACTCGACAAGCAGGGTAAATCCCAGTTCAGCGATACCGTCAATGGCAAGCGCTTCAACTTCGACTGGGATACGGCAAATCGCAGTATCACTGTCACCAATGCCGATGGCCAGGCGATCGCAAGTATCCAGGGCTTCTGGTTCGCCTGGTTCGCGTTTCATCCCGATACCGAGATCTTCAAGGCCGCAGGCTCGTAA
- a CDS encoding LPS-assembly protein LptD: MLRPHYLLIAGLLPALFTRPGLSAEDWDLCHIPSFSYLPAETTSSDETLIEAQSVVGEDSDLIRLTGDVSITRAQQKISANEMLFNKATEQISATGEVEFADPNYRLRSSSVQIDNQNDRATFAQPEFELTGRHARGEAHKIEKLDRYRSRFTKLTYTSCDPNDRDWHLRATELEIDDESGRGSATHTLIYFQEVPFLYLPYFQFPIDDRRMSGILAPTIGYDETNGTNLVVPIYWNIAPNYDMTITPASWGKLGLQLNTENRYLFESNWGELDLSYLDDEELDRSRWFQKWQHQSKFGYDVNAELLLAEVSDKDFFDDFASIAPEYKDVLHLERHVSFARAGEVWNTKLLWQDYQTIDETTAIVSRPYRRLPSLTLSAQPELWIEDLQTPIDIEITRFDRDENVIGTRSHIVTSLIWDSSQSWYFFKPELQLAFTDYQLDDNPGDDAIYRAIPTLSIDTGLVFERLAGSSNQWLQTLEPRFYVVHTPFEDQNDIPDFDTSLSSSTYSNLFKNNRFTGADRIGDTTQVTFGLASHIYDTDSGVELLHARIGQIFYSEDRRVSLDGSRDEDTKSDAIGELDIWPNPRIKVSARTVYDQDQSELTERDLSINYSHDGLVANFGYYFDNEELEQSLVSIVYPVNERWTLVAKYHQSMLFDRPVEKLLGINYESCCWGLKILAGQTADVDEDFAEPDNSIYFELTLKGLSQVGRDIDLQLTEAIPGYRPGF; this comes from the coding sequence TTGCTGCGCCCACATTACCTACTTATCGCAGGTTTGCTACCCGCGCTTTTCACCCGGCCCGGCTTATCGGCAGAAGACTGGGATCTTTGTCATATTCCGTCGTTCAGTTATCTACCTGCCGAAACCACATCATCCGATGAAACCCTGATTGAGGCGCAAAGTGTCGTCGGCGAAGACAGCGATTTGATCCGGCTCACGGGCGATGTCAGCATCACCCGCGCACAACAGAAAATAAGCGCAAATGAAATGCTGTTCAACAAGGCAACCGAGCAAATCAGCGCCACTGGAGAAGTGGAATTTGCAGACCCAAACTATCGCCTGCGAAGCTCAAGTGTTCAAATCGATAATCAGAATGATCGCGCTACGTTTGCCCAGCCGGAATTCGAGTTAACGGGTCGCCACGCGCGCGGAGAAGCTCACAAAATAGAGAAGCTAGACCGCTATCGCAGCCGATTCACCAAACTTACCTACACTTCCTGTGACCCAAATGACCGCGACTGGCACCTGCGCGCGACTGAATTGGAGATCGACGACGAAAGCGGTCGCGGCAGTGCGACACACACCTTGATCTATTTTCAAGAGGTTCCCTTTCTGTATTTGCCATACTTCCAGTTCCCAATTGACGATCGCCGTATGTCGGGCATTCTCGCTCCAACAATCGGCTACGACGAAACCAATGGTACCAACCTTGTCGTTCCCATTTACTGGAATATCGCGCCGAATTACGACATGACCATTACCCCTGCCTCGTGGGGAAAACTCGGGTTGCAGCTCAATACGGAAAACCGTTACCTGTTTGAATCCAATTGGGGGGAGCTGGATTTGTCCTATCTCGATGATGAAGAACTCGACAGGTCACGCTGGTTCCAAAAATGGCAACATCAATCGAAATTTGGTTATGACGTCAACGCAGAGTTACTGCTGGCCGAGGTTTCAGATAAAGACTTTTTCGATGATTTCGCGAGTATCGCGCCCGAGTACAAAGACGTCCTGCACCTGGAACGCCACGTTAGCTTCGCGCGCGCCGGCGAGGTCTGGAACACCAAATTACTGTGGCAGGATTACCAGACGATCGACGAAACTACCGCGATCGTGAGTCGCCCTTATCGTCGCTTGCCGAGCCTCACCCTTAGCGCGCAACCTGAACTTTGGATCGAGGACCTGCAAACGCCCATCGATATCGAAATCACGCGCTTCGATCGAGATGAAAACGTTATCGGTACCCGTAGCCATATCGTCACTTCACTTATCTGGGACTCCTCACAAAGCTGGTATTTCTTTAAGCCCGAGTTACAGCTCGCGTTCACCGATTATCAACTCGACGATAATCCTGGTGATGACGCGATATACCGTGCCATACCGACCTTGAGCATTGACACGGGTCTGGTTTTTGAGCGGCTTGCAGGCTCTTCGAACCAGTGGCTGCAAACGCTCGAACCGAGGTTCTATGTTGTCCATACCCCTTTCGAAGACCAGAACGATATTCCTGATTTCGATACTTCTTTAAGCAGCAGCACCTATAGCAACCTTTTTAAAAACAACCGCTTCACTGGCGCGGATCGAATCGGGGACACCACCCAGGTAACCTTTGGTCTGGCGAGCCATATTTACGACACTGACAGCGGCGTCGAACTGTTGCATGCGCGCATCGGGCAGATTTTCTACTCCGAGGATCGCCGCGTCAGTCTTGATGGCAGTCGCGACGAGGATACCAAGTCCGATGCGATCGGTGAACTGGATATCTGGCCCAATCCCAGGATTAAAGTTTCGGCGCGTACGGTTTATGACCAGGACCAGAGCGAGCTTACCGAGAGAGACTTGTCGATTAACTATAGTCACGATGGGCTGGTCGCAAATTTTGGTTACTACTTTGATAACGAAGAACTCGAACAATCCCTGGTCTCGATAGTCTATCCAGTTAATGAACGCTGGACCCTGGTGGCTAAATATCATCAATCAATGCTATTTGACCGGCCGGTAGAGAAATTGTTAGGGATAAACTATGAATCCTGCTGCTGGGGCCTTAAAATACTCGCCGGCCAGACCGCGGATGTAGACGAGGATTTTGCAGAACCGGATAACAGTATTTACTTCGAGCTCACGCTCAAAGGTTTGAGCCAGGTGGGCCGGGATATTGACCTGCAGCTAACTGAAGCGATTCCCGGTTATCGCCCGGGCTTCTGA
- a CDS encoding peptidylprolyl isomerase, whose translation MNIFRMILAIGILLLMQTATAAQVSLDSIVAIVDESVITERELRDRIDLVKDDFERANRSLPRSDVLERQVLEALINDSLLLQEASRRGIKITDGQLNQAMQRVARQNNMSLSDFRDAVIADGLDYDKYRETVRRELTLSTLRRQYSQRNATISDAEVDDFMKLSGEEGASYEYRISHILIALPDAASPEEVIDAQKIAQDILSELDRGARFDHLANTYSSGDTALQGGDLGWRRKAEIPSLFTIQVLAMEPGGHAGPIRSASGFHIVHLNERRNLEQTITQQTRSRHILIKPNELVSEDEARNRLLEFRDRILAGEDFARLAKLYSVDYGSGANGGDIGWMDPGATVREYEAVTKQLKEGEISQPTRSQFGWHLIEVTGRREVDETAQNKRRKIYTQLLEQKQREVFDLWKRRLKDEAYIVYPKKPDA comes from the coding sequence ATGAACATTTTTCGCATGATACTGGCCATCGGCATCTTGTTGCTTATGCAAACCGCCACAGCAGCACAGGTATCCCTGGATTCGATTGTCGCCATCGTCGATGAAAGCGTTATTACCGAGCGTGAGCTGAGGGACCGGATCGACCTGGTAAAAGACGACTTCGAGCGAGCCAATCGAAGCCTCCCCAGGTCCGACGTGCTGGAGCGACAGGTTCTCGAAGCCCTGATCAACGACTCGCTGTTGTTACAGGAAGCCAGTCGTCGCGGGATCAAGATCACCGACGGCCAGCTCAACCAGGCAATGCAACGCGTAGCACGCCAGAACAATATGAGCCTGTCCGACTTTCGGGACGCGGTTATCGCGGATGGACTGGATTATGACAAGTATCGCGAAACCGTTCGCCGAGAACTGACCCTGTCGACATTGAGACGCCAATACAGCCAGCGCAATGCAACGATCAGTGATGCCGAAGTCGACGATTTCATGAAACTGAGCGGGGAAGAAGGTGCTAGTTACGAGTATCGAATATCCCATATTCTTATCGCGTTGCCTGATGCGGCCTCCCCGGAGGAAGTTATCGATGCGCAGAAAATCGCCCAGGATATCCTGTCGGAACTCGATCGTGGAGCCCGGTTCGATCATCTCGCTAATACTTACTCTTCCGGGGACACTGCCCTGCAAGGGGGCGACCTGGGCTGGCGTAGGAAGGCCGAAATTCCAAGCCTGTTTACAATCCAGGTGCTGGCGATGGAGCCCGGCGGCCACGCGGGGCCGATTCGAAGCGCCAGCGGATTTCACATAGTTCATCTCAACGAACGGCGCAACCTTGAGCAAACCATAACCCAGCAGACACGCAGTCGACACATTTTAATCAAGCCCAATGAACTGGTTTCAGAGGATGAGGCACGTAATCGCCTGCTCGAGTTCCGCGACAGGATCCTGGCCGGGGAAGATTTTGCAAGACTCGCCAAACTCTACTCGGTTGATTACGGCTCGGGTGCCAATGGAGGCGATATCGGGTGGATGGACCCGGGTGCCACGGTCAGGGAATATGAAGCGGTAACCAAACAACTCAAAGAGGGTGAAATCAGTCAACCGACCCGCAGTCAATTTGGCTGGCACCTGATCGAAGTTACCGGCCGCCGCGAGGTTGATGAAACTGCACAAAACAAACGTCGTAAGATATATACGCAGTTACTCGAACAGAAACAGCGCGAAGTATTTGATCTCTGGAAACGTCGCTTAAAGGATGAAGCCTATATCGTCTATCCCAAGAAACCCGATGCATGA
- the pdxA gene encoding 4-hydroxythreonine-4-phosphate dehydrogenase PdxA, which translates to MHETRIIISSGEPAGIGPDIIAKIDPANFDAQLVVIGDSEMMQMRAAALGSKIKFVDYDTGTFPADAIAVIDQPLAQPCQPGRLDTANVAYVLHLLDTASKACLDNRFDAMVTAPVQKEIINRAGIPFSGHTEYLAEICSSPRPVMLLVAEDLKVALVTTHLPLRQVADAIDEAAIRQVIEILDHDLQHRFGIQQPHIKVAGLNPHAGENGFLGREEIEIIIPALERLKSEGINLSGPFPADTLFTPHMLIDADAIVAMYHDQGLPVLKHIGFHNAVNTTLGLPIIRTSVDHGTALDLAGTTEAKPDSLIAAIDSAILQAHCKQQHAPGA; encoded by the coding sequence ATGCATGAGACGCGGATTATAATCAGTTCTGGCGAACCTGCGGGAATCGGCCCGGATATCATTGCAAAAATTGACCCCGCGAATTTTGACGCGCAACTGGTGGTTATCGGTGATTCCGAAATGATGCAAATGCGGGCTGCCGCACTGGGATCAAAAATCAAGTTTGTCGATTATGATACCGGTACTTTTCCCGCTGACGCGATCGCGGTTATTGATCAACCCCTGGCGCAACCCTGCCAACCAGGACGACTTGATACCGCCAACGTAGCTTACGTGCTGCATCTCCTGGACACGGCCAGCAAGGCATGCCTCGACAATCGATTTGACGCCATGGTAACGGCGCCGGTTCAAAAGGAAATCATTAACCGCGCCGGAATCCCCTTTTCCGGACATACCGAGTATCTCGCCGAGATCTGCAGTTCACCGAGACCGGTGATGCTGCTGGTTGCCGAAGACCTGAAAGTAGCCCTGGTGACAACACATTTGCCGTTGCGCCAGGTCGCCGATGCAATCGACGAGGCCGCGATCAGGCAGGTTATCGAAATTCTCGATCATGATTTACAGCATCGCTTCGGTATTCAGCAACCGCACATCAAGGTAGCGGGCCTCAATCCCCATGCCGGAGAAAACGGGTTCCTCGGGCGCGAGGAAATCGAAATTATTATCCCTGCACTGGAAAGGCTAAAGTCGGAAGGGATAAACCTGAGCGGACCCTTCCCCGCTGATACACTGTTTACTCCTCATATGCTGATCGATGCAGATGCGATCGTGGCAATGTATCATGACCAGGGTCTACCGGTTCTGAAGCATATTGGCTTCCATAACGCCGTTAACACCACACTGGGATTGCCGATTATACGAACCTCGGTTGACCACGGGACCGCGCTCGATCTAGCTGGTACAACCGAGGCAAAACCCGACAGCCTCATTGCCGCAATTGATTCGGCAATTTTACAAGCACATTGCAAGCAGCAGCATGCCCCGGGCGCGTAA